The following are from one region of the Trichocoleus sp. FACHB-46 genome:
- a CDS encoding VOC family protein: MSSNQVNRPNMKLEVVVFTVSDVDRTKAFYENLGWRLDIDIAAGGYRNVHVTPPNSDASIIFGKGVTPNNSGSAQNLVLAVDDLDAARKDLSDRGVDVSEIFHYAGGPFNNAVENPRVSGRDPEGRSYFSFASFEDPDGNLWLLQEITTRLPGRLWDSPQADVATLANLLHETAERHDYYEKTHGEHNWWDWYAPYLSARQNGSSPEEAAVTADRYMEDILPVLSK, translated from the coding sequence ATGAGTAGCAATCAAGTAAACCGTCCAAACATGAAACTCGAAGTTGTGGTATTCACCGTTTCTGACGTGGATCGCACGAAGGCATTCTACGAGAATCTTGGCTGGCGACTCGACATCGACATCGCGGCGGGCGGCTACCGCAACGTGCATGTGACACCGCCCAACTCGGATGCCTCAATCATCTTCGGCAAGGGAGTCACTCCAAACAATTCTGGCTCGGCACAAAATCTGGTTCTCGCAGTGGATGACCTCGACGCCGCCCGTAAAGACTTGAGCGATCGCGGTGTCGATGTGAGCGAGATTTTCCACTACGCTGGCGGACCCTTCAACAACGCTGTGGAGAACCCGCGCGTCAGCGGACGCGATCCAGAAGGTCGTTCCTACTTCTCCTTTGCCTCCTTCGAGGACCCAGACGGGAACCTCTGGTTGCTCCAGGAAATCACAACACGGCTTCCTGGTCGTTTATGGGACTCCCCACAAGCAGACGTTGCCACCCTGGCAAACCTTCTCCACGAGACGGCAGAGCGCCATGATTACTACGAGAAGACTCACGGCGAGCATAACTGGTGGGACTGGTATGCGCCCTATCTAAGTGCGCGTCAGAATGGCAGCAGTCCAGAAGAGGCAGCCGTCACCGCTGATCGTTACATGGAGGACATTTTACCTGTTCTTTCCAAATGA